ACCACGGTGATTGGCCCTAAAGGCAAACCGCTCGAAGTGCAAATCCGGACCCAAGAAATGCATAACGTTGCTGAATATGGGGTTGCAGCACATTGGGCTTATAAAGAAGGCGTTAAGGAACAAATTAAGATCGATGAATCAGGGCGTAAGTTAGATTTATTCCGTGAAATTCTAGAAATTCAAGACGCCTCAGATGATGCCTCAGAATTTATGGAAAGTGTCAAAGGTGATATCTTTAGCGATCGGGTCTACGTCTTCACCCCTAAAGGTGATGTTTACGAGTTGCCAAAAGGTTCAGTGCCAATCGATTTTGCCTACCTCGTGCATACGGAAGTGGGTAATCACGCAGTTGGTGCCAAAATTAACGGCAAAATCGTGCCATTAAATTATCAATTACGTAACGGTGATATTGTCGAAATGCTAACATCAACCAGTGCGACACCCAGTCGAGATTGGATTAAGTTAGCATTCACAGCCCGTGCCCGCAATAAAGTGAAACGCTACTTTAAAAAAGAAGATCGGGACGAAAATGTTGAAAAAGGCCGAAATGCTATTGAACATTTATTGTTAGAACAAGGACATACTGTGAAGACCCATCTGAATAAGGATAGCTTGGCGGTCATTTTGCCACACTTTAACTTTAATTCAGAAGAAGAATTATTCGCAGCGGTTGGTTTTGGTGAAATTTCAGCGCAAGCAGTTTTGAATCGCTTGACATTAAAAGAACGGCGTGAAAAAGAAGAGAACGAACAAAAAGCGCTGGAAGCCGAAATTTTATCGGCCAAAGATTCTCAAAAACCAGGGCAAAAAGCTGCGGGCAGTCACATTACGATTAAGCACGAAGACGGTGTGATTATTCAAGGTGTCGATAATGTATTGGTCCGCTTAAGTAAGTGTTGTAACCCAGTGCCAGGCGACGATATTGTTGGTTACGTGACAAAAGGGCGTGGTGTTTCAGTCCATCGTCGTGATTGTCCAAATATCGTCGATCGTGCCGATATGAACAGTCGACTAACAGAAGTCAGTTGGGAAAACACATCGGCTAAACACGACCAACTCTATGATGCCAACCTAGAGGTCTACGGGTACAACCGTGGGGGATTATTAAATGATGTCTTACAAGTGTTGAATGCGCACAGTAAGCAGCTTAACAATGTCATGGGGCGGATTGACCATGATAAGATGGCCGATATTCATGTCACGGTTGGGATCCGCAATATTGATCATCTTGAACGGATTATGGATGCAGTAAAAAACATTCCAGATGTTTACGAAGTTAAACGAGTGCAAGGATAGGAGTCGTTAATCATGAAAGTAGTCTTACAACGTGTCAGCCAAGCAAGTGTCACAATTGAAGAACAAGTCGTCGGTCAAATTAACAAGGGCTTTTTATTATTAGTTGGGATTTGTGATGACGATACAGAGGCCGATTTAGATTACCTTGTCAAAAAAATTAGCCAATTGCGGGTTTTTGAAGATGAAGCAGGGAAGATGAATTTAGCATTGGGTCAAGTTAATGGCGCTATTTTATCAGTGTCACAATTTACGTTATACGCCTCAACCAAGAAGGGGAACCGGCCTAGTTTTACAGACGCGGGGCAACCGGACTATGCGCAAAAAATGTACAACTTATTTAATCAAAAATTAGCGGCTACTGGCATCGCTGTTGAAACCGGCGAATTTGGGGCGGATATGCAAGTCGCCTTGGTTAACGACGGTCCGGTCACGATTTTATTTGATACGAGGGATAATTAATGGTTTATCAAAATGCGATTTGGGACTTTGATGGGACACTCTACGATACGTATCCGGTCATGTTAAAAGCGCTCGTTGCGGTTTATCAGCAGCAACAAGTGCCGGTTGATCAGGATGCGTTATACAAGGCAATTAAGCAAACGTCAATTAAAAAAGTGTTGCAAGCCTTGGCTGATCAAACGGGGACGACATTTGCGACATTAGACCAACACTATCATCAACTTGAGGCGAAGATGCAAGTTGCACCGCAACCTTATCCGGGCGCAGCGGCTATTTTAGAACGGGTTAGTCAAACTGGGCAGAACTTTTTGATGACGCATCGCGATACGGCCGCCCGAAAATATTTGGCTGAACAGCATCTCGATCAGTATTTTACGGAGATTGTTACAAGCCGAAATGGGTTTGCGCGCAAACCAGCGCCGGACAGTTTGAATTATCTCTGCGATCGTTATCAACTAGATAAAGCAAAGACGGTCATGGTTGGTGATCGGGCATTGGACATTGAAGCGGGGATTAACGCTGGGCTGCAAACGGTCTATTTCGATGTCGATCGCTTACCAATTGCGGTCCAACCGACAGTGACGATTACTGATTTATCAATGCTGATTGATTATTTTAATAAATGATATTTAAAAAGTCGCATGCTAATTTAGCATGCGACTTTTATTTTACAATCAGTGCGATAACGAGAAAGGCGAGATACCAAGCGCTCGCCATCAATAAGACGAACCGCCACCAACTTTTGAAAAACTTACGAGGGTAGAGGGCGTGATCGTAATAAAACCGTGTTAGACTCCAGACGATACCCCATAAACAGATTGCCAAGCAGAAAAACCAGCCAGCTTTGTTGAAGAATGGTTGGCTAAGCGCGATCGCACTGATTAAAAGTGGTACGGGTAGCCAGTCGATGAAGTGGATTTGTTTTTTGAAGAAACGCTGTAAGATAGTATTTAAACCGTAACCGATAGCTAAGCAAATTAGCGGTAGTAAGATAAAAAATAACGTGGCCGTAAATGGCATTTGAATCACCTCGAAAGTTAATATCCCCATTGTACCGTCTTTCTGAAAAGATAAAAAGGACTAAGTTGCACTTTGCGTTGTTTCGGTGTAAACTGCTGATAAGAAAAAGGACTAGGTGGTGGAATCGTTGAAGAAACAAACAAGTACTTTTAGTCGGATAACCAAGATTTTTGTTTGGGTTATGTTAATCGCCACAGTAGGCTCTGTTATTTTTGGCTCATTAGCAGCAACTGGCGTTTTAAACTTCTAAAATTAATTAAGTAATCAGTCTGGGGCGTTGGTCCCAGGCTTTTTTTGTGGGTGTGTCTCTTAAAGGGGATGCGGTGAAGTTATTCTGTTCCTTTTTTTAGGATTGGAAGGCTGATCATAAAATTGTTAATCGGTGAGCAAGTGAGCGATTAACGTCCCATTTATTTAAGGTGCAAAATGGTTACGGATAGCGGGTTAATGCGGATAAACGCTAAAAGATAAGATTTTGGTTTTTTTTGGTCAAAATGTGGTAGAAAGTGGGGGATTATGGTAGACTAAAATGAGTTGAGGTGGGTAAAGGGGTGAAGTATATGTTCATGGGTGAATTTCATCACACAATCGATACGAAGAACCGACTGATTGTACCAGCTAGGTTCCGCGAAGCATTAGGAACTGAATTCGTGTTGACCCGTGGCATGGACAATTGTATCTTCGGTTACCCGCTCAGCGAATGGGAACAGTTAGAAGACAAATTAAAACAACTGCCACTCGCTAAAAAAGATGCACGGGCTTTTGTGCGCTTTTTCTACTCAGCTGCGGTGCAATGTACCCCTGATAAACAGGGCCGCATTATGATTCCTCAAGCCTTAGCAACCCACGCTTCTTTAGCAAAAGAATGTGTGCTGATTGGGGTTTCTAATCGAATCGAAATTTGGAGCCAGGAAAAATGGGCGAGCTTTAGTGAAGAAGCTGAAGAAAATTTTGATGACATCGCTGAAAATATGTTAGATTTTGATTTTTAAAGGATGG
This DNA window, taken from Latilactobacillus sakei, encodes the following:
- a CDS encoding GTP pyrophosphokinase, with protein sequence MSEEKVISQQEVIQLCQKYMNAEHLAFVQKAYDFAAYVHKEQARQSGEPYIIHPIQVAGILAELKMDPATVASGYLHDVVEDTNITLGDVQEMFGQDVAIIVDGVTKLGKIKYKSHQEQLAENHRKMLLAMAKDLRVIMVKLADRLHNMRTLKHLKPEKQRRIANETLEIYAPLADRLGISKIKWELEDISLRYLNPQQYYRIVHLMNSKRTQREAYIQGAIEDIKDSVADLDMNYEIYGRPKHLYSIYRKMRDQHKQFEELYDLLAIRVVVDSIKDCYAVLGAIHTKWKPMPGRFKDYIAMPKANMYQSIHTTVIGPKGKPLEVQIRTQEMHNVAEYGVAAHWAYKEGVKEQIKIDESGRKLDLFREILEIQDASDDASEFMESVKGDIFSDRVYVFTPKGDVYELPKGSVPIDFAYLVHTEVGNHAVGAKINGKIVPLNYQLRNGDIVEMLTSTSATPSRDWIKLAFTARARNKVKRYFKKEDRDENVEKGRNAIEHLLLEQGHTVKTHLNKDSLAVILPHFNFNSEEELFAAVGFGEISAQAVLNRLTLKERREKEENEQKALEAEILSAKDSQKPGQKAAGSHITIKHEDGVIIQGVDNVLVRLSKCCNPVPGDDIVGYVTKGRGVSVHRRDCPNIVDRADMNSRLTEVSWENTSAKHDQLYDANLEVYGYNRGGLLNDVLQVLNAHSKQLNNVMGRIDHDKMADIHVTVGIRNIDHLERIMDAVKNIPDVYEVKRVQG
- a CDS encoding D-aminoacyl-tRNA deacylase, with product MKVVLQRVSQASVTIEEQVVGQINKGFLLLVGICDDDTEADLDYLVKKISQLRVFEDEAGKMNLALGQVNGAILSVSQFTLYASTKKGNRPSFTDAGQPDYAQKMYNLFNQKLAATGIAVETGEFGADMQVALVNDGPVTILFDTRDN
- a CDS encoding haloacid dehalogenase; the encoded protein is MVYQNAIWDFDGTLYDTYPVMLKALVAVYQQQQVPVDQDALYKAIKQTSIKKVLQALADQTGTTFATLDQHYHQLEAKMQVAPQPYPGAAAILERVSQTGQNFLMTHRDTAARKYLAEQHLDQYFTEIVTSRNGFARKPAPDSLNYLCDRYQLDKAKTVMVGDRALDIEAGINAGLQTVYFDVDRLPIAVQPTVTITDLSMLIDYFNK
- a CDS encoding DUF4044 domain-containing protein codes for the protein MKKQTSTFSRITKIFVWVMLIATVGSVIFGSLAATGVLNF
- a CDS encoding cell division/cell wall cluster transcriptional repressor MraZ; the encoded protein is MFMGEFHHTIDTKNRLIVPARFREALGTEFVLTRGMDNCIFGYPLSEWEQLEDKLKQLPLAKKDARAFVRFFYSAAVQCTPDKQGRIMIPQALATHASLAKECVLIGVSNRIEIWSQEKWASFSEEAEENFDDIAENMLDFDF